A stretch of DNA from Pseudonocardia hierapolitana:
TCATCGAGGCGGCCGACGCACGCGGGATGGTGGTGATCGTCGGGCTGTTCTACCGGTCGGCCGTGGAGGACGACACGCCCGAGACGCTGACCGCCGCCGCGCGGTCCGCCGCCACCGCCCTGAGGGACTACTCGAACGTCATCTTCAACGTCTTCAACGAGCCGGACGACTTGAACTCGACCGAGTCCGAGGACAGCCTGGAGGAGTACCTGCGCGCGGTGAAGGAGGCCGCCCCGGGCCGTCTCGTCGGAACCGGCACGGTGGAGACCGACGAGAGTGCGGACATCGCCGACCTGGACGACGTCGACGTGGTCATGCACGACGCCGGGGCCACCGGCGACGAGGCGATCGACGCGTTCGAGACGCTGAAGGACCACACCAGCAAGCCGATCATCAACGTCGAGTCGTTCGGCGGCAGCGGCCAGGGCTTCGTGGACGACGAGACGAGGTCCGTGCAGGCCCCTCCGGGCTACTACGTCGACTTCCCGGAGTGGCGACGCGTCTTCGGCGCGTGGCGCGAGGAGGACTACCGGAGCGCGAGCGGCGGCGCGAGCGCGGGGAAGGACTCCTACCGCCGCCTGATCGACTACGTGGGCCAGGACCCGGGCAGGCAGGTCCACCTCATGGTCCACGCCGCGGGCTGGTTCCAGGGCGCGTCCCGGGTGGGGACACCCGACCACCTGGGCGAGCCGGGTACGGCCGACGAGTGGAACAACGACTTCGAGACCGGGCCCGGCGCGGCCGACGGGACGCCCGAGAACCCCGGGATCGGCTGGATCCTGGAGCGGATCGAGGCGAACGCCCGCTGAGTCCTGGTCGGGTACCGAGGGTGATCAAGGGCGGACGGTCGCCATCGAAGATCGACTAACGACCATCTGCCCTTGGTCGACACATCGGCCAGCCATTCGGACTGCCACGAAGTCCCGCTCCTAGCCCTGGTGGGGGTAGCGGCTCGTGGTCGCAGGCACGAAGGTCTCCTTGATCGTGCGCGGGCTGACCCAGCGGAGCAGGTTGTAGATCGAGCCCGCCTTGTCGTTGGTGCCCGACGCCCGGCCGCCGCCGAACGGCTGCTGCCCGACGACCGCACCGGTCGGCTTGTCGTTGACGTAGAAGTTGCCGGCCGCGAACCGCAGTGCCTCCGAGGCGGTGGCGATCGCCGTCCGGTCCCGGGCGATGATCGAGCCGGTGAGCCCGTACGGGGCGCCCTGGTCGACGTGCTGCAGGACCTTCTCGAACTCGCCGTCCTCGTACACGTTGACGGCGAGCAGGGGGCCGAAGTACTCGGTGGAGAAGAGCTCGTGGCCGGGGTCGCCGCCGACGACGACCGTGGGCCGCACGAAGAAGCCGGTGCTGTCGTCGGTCGTGCCGCCCGCGATCACCTCGAGGCCCGGGTCGGAGTGGGCGCGCTCGATCGCGGCCGACACCTTGTCGTAGGCCCGGCGGTCGATGACGGCGCCGAGGAAGTTGCCGAAGTCCTCGACGTCGCCCATCGGCAGGCCGTTCACCTCCTCGACGAGGTCGTCTCGCAGCCGTGCCCACAACGAGCGCGGCACGAACGCCCGCGACGCCGCCGAGCACTTCTGGCCCTGGTACTCGAACGCGCCGCGGACGAGCGCGGTGCGCAGCACGTCGACGTCGGCGGACGGGTGCGCCACCACGAAGTCCTTGCCGCCGGTCTCGCCGACGAGCCGGGGGTAGGTGGCATAGCCCGAGATGTTCGCCCCGACCTGCTGCCACAGGTGCTGGAACGTGGCCGACGAGCCGGTGAAGTGGATGCCGGCCAGCGCCCGGTCGGCGAGCAGCACCTCGGAGATCTCGCGGCCGTCACCGGTCAGCATGTTGATCACACCGGGCGGGAGGCCTGCCTCCTCCAGCAGCCGCATCGTGTAGAAGGCGGCGAGCGTCTGCGTGGGTGACGGCTTCCAGATCACCGCGTTGCCCATGAGGGCGGGCGCGGTGGGGAGGTTCCCGGCGATGGCCGTGAAGTTGAACGGCGTGATCGCGTAGACGAACCCCTCGAGCGGCCGGTAGTCCATCCGGTTCCACGCGCCTGCGCCGCTGTTCGGCTGGTTCTCCAGGATCTGGCGGGCGAACGCCACGTTGAAGCGCCAGAAGTCGGCGAGCTCGCAGGCGGAGTCGATCTCGGCCTGGTAGCAGGTCTTGCTCTGGCCGAGCATCGTGGCGGCGTTCACCCGGTCCCGCCACGGGCCCGACAGCAGGTCGGCGGCGCGCAGCAGCACCGACGCCCGCGCCTCGAACGGGAGCGCCCGCCACGCCGGCGCGGCCCGCAGCGCCGCCTCGACGGCCGCCTTCGCCTCGCCGTGGCCTGCGTTCGCGGACCTCCCCAGCACGTGCGCGTGGTCGTGCGGGGCGACGACGTCGAAGGGCGTGCCGCCCGCCATGTGCCGGCGGCCGTCGATGGTGACGGTCAGCTCGTGCTGCATCCCGCCCAGCTCGGCGAGCGCGGCCTGCAGGCTCGCGCGTTCCGGTGAACCGGGTGCGTAGTCGCGCACGGGCTCGTTCCGCGGGATCGGAGTGGTGGTGATCGCGTCCATGGCAGAGGACTCCCCGGGGTCGGCGGTGTTGTGAACCCTAGGAAGAAGGGGCCGCCGCAGGCTCGTCCGCCGTGACAACGATTTCCCCCCGGTGTTGTCCGGCCGGACGAGCCTGCGGCGGCTGCTCAGGACTGCCGGGCAAGCAGCGCGTCGAGCGCGGCGTAGCTCGCGTTGAGCCCGATCTCCATGCCGGAGCTCAGCATGCCGTCGCGCTCCTCGGCGGTGTGGAACAGCGAGGTGGTCGTGACCTTCGTGCGCCCGTCGCCGAGGTCGGTGAAGGTCGCCGTCTCGACCGCGACGTGGCCGGGCATGCCGTCCCACTCGAACGTCTGCACGACGCGCTCCTGCGGGGTGACCTCGCGATAGCGGCCCTCGAACCCGTCGGTGCCCTCCGGCCCGTGCACGACGAACCTCCAGTGCCCGCCGCGTTCGACCTCCATGCGCTCGACGATCACCTTCTCGTCGCCCCCGCCCCACCACTGCGCGATCAGTTCGGGGTCGGTGTATGCCTGCCACACCCTGGCGAGAGGGGCGTCGAAGACCCGCTCGATGTGGATCTCCCGCTCCGCCGGTGTCGTGATCGTCGCCTCGCCCATCACTGCTCTCCCTTCGTCCGCTCGAGGAACTCGCCCAGCCGGTCGAGACGTGCCTCGAGCATTTCCCTGTACCGCGCGATCCACGCGGTCTCGTCCTCCAGCCGGCGGGGGCCGATCCGACAAATCCGGACCCTGCCGACCTTCTCCGTGGTGACCAGACCCGCCTCCTCGAGCACGCTGACGTGCTTCTTCATCCCCGTGAGCGTCATGCCGAAGTGCTCGGCGAGCTCACTGATGGACGCCTCCCGCCTGCCGAGGCGCTCGAGGATCCCGCGACGGGTCCGGTCGGACAGTGCGTGGAAGGAGTCGTCGAGTCCGTCCGAACACTGAACCATGTAGTTCAGTGTTGCGGTGCGCGACGGCCCTGTCAAGGGGCGACTTCGAGGGTCAGGGGCGGTTGCGGCCCGCGGCCAGCAACTGCAGGTGGTGCACCAGTCGGGCGCGCGGGTCGTCCAGGCGCAGGCCGGCTATCGCCGTGGCCCTGCGCACGCGGTAGCGCAGGGTGTTGGGGTGGACGGTGAGCCGCTCGGCCGCGGCGCGGACGTCGCCCATCGCGTCCAGCCACGCCACCACCGAGCCGACGAGGTCGGTGCGGTGCTCCCGGTCGTACTCCACGAGCCGGGCCACGCCCGGGTCGCGCAGGTCGGGGTTGGCCGCCAGGAGCCCGAGCGTCTGGGTGAGCAGGACCTCGGCACGGATCTCGCCGAACACTGCCACGTCCTGGGACTCGCCCATCGCGTCGAGCACCCGGTCGGCCTCGCGCCGCGAGCCCGGCACGCCCGCGAGCTGCGCGGCCGGGGACCCGATGCCGGCCTGGACCCGGATGTCGCCGCGACGCCGGGCGGCGGCCACGACGTCGGCGGACAGGGTCGCCGCCCCGTCCGTCCCGTGGACGTCGGGCAGGACCGCGTACACGCGCGCCCCGACCGCGGCGCAGAGCGCGGCCCGCCGATGCGCCGCCGCGTGCACGGAGACCACCTCGACGAGCTCGGCGACGACCAGCTCCTGGGAGGCCGGGTCGCCGCCGCGGGCCGCGAACGCGACGACCAGCGCACTCGCGTCCTCGTTCAGGCCGAACGTCCCGGCCACGAGATCCGGGCTCGCCCGCCCGTCGAGCAGGCCGGCGACCAGGTCCCGCTCCCACCGCCCACCCGGTGCCTGCTGGCTGCGGCGGCGCACGATGTGGCCCGCCGCCACCCGGGCCGCACCGACCAGCACCTCCGCCGCGCGCTCGGCGAACGGTTCCGCGCCCTCCTGCACCCAGATCGTGCCGAGCTGACGGGGGCCTGCGTGGATGCCGATCGCGAGCCTGCGGCGGATGCCCAGCTCCGCGTGCTCGTCGACCTGCACGACCTCCTCGCTGTCGCGCAGCCGGTCGAACACGCCCCACTCGCGCAGCATCCGCAGGTAGTCCGCGGGGCCCTGGCGGCCGAGGA
This window harbors:
- a CDS encoding cellulase family glycosylhydrolase; its protein translation is MTPRAVLSAVLGSVLVLLIAACAPAERTGRAEPAPSRSQTTVSVQGSQVMVNGTPSTLFGFRVASAAMRDDWTDELVSQLDTWHDHGVNSFILWLQGSSGGYAHVFTRDGTAVDGNASEVTSIVGFDDDADHSANGSTTGTEVIERTRRIIEAADARGMVVIVGLFYRSAVEDDTPETLTAAARSAATALRDYSNVIFNVFNEPDDLNSTESEDSLEEYLRAVKEAAPGRLVGTGTVETDESADIADLDDVDVVMHDAGATGDEAIDAFETLKDHTSKPIINVESFGGSGQGFVDDETRSVQAPPGYYVDFPEWRRVFGAWREEDYRSASGGASAGKDSYRRLIDYVGQDPGRQVHLMVHAAGWFQGASRVGTPDHLGEPGTADEWNNDFETGPGAADGTPENPGIGWILERIEANAR
- the pruA gene encoding L-glutamate gamma-semialdehyde dehydrogenase yields the protein MDAITTTPIPRNEPVRDYAPGSPERASLQAALAELGGMQHELTVTIDGRRHMAGGTPFDVVAPHDHAHVLGRSANAGHGEAKAAVEAALRAAPAWRALPFEARASVLLRAADLLSGPWRDRVNAATMLGQSKTCYQAEIDSACELADFWRFNVAFARQILENQPNSGAGAWNRMDYRPLEGFVYAITPFNFTAIAGNLPTAPALMGNAVIWKPSPTQTLAAFYTMRLLEEAGLPPGVINMLTGDGREISEVLLADRALAGIHFTGSSATFQHLWQQVGANISGYATYPRLVGETGGKDFVVAHPSADVDVLRTALVRGAFEYQGQKCSAASRAFVPRSLWARLRDDLVEEVNGLPMGDVEDFGNFLGAVIDRRAYDKVSAAIERAHSDPGLEVIAGGTTDDSTGFFVRPTVVVGGDPGHELFSTEYFGPLLAVNVYEDGEFEKVLQHVDQGAPYGLTGSIIARDRTAIATASEALRFAAGNFYVNDKPTGAVVGQQPFGGGRASGTNDKAGSIYNLLRWVSPRTIKETFVPATTSRYPHQG
- a CDS encoding SRPBCC family protein, translated to MGEATITTPAEREIHIERVFDAPLARVWQAYTDPELIAQWWGGGDEKVIVERMEVERGGHWRFVVHGPEGTDGFEGRYREVTPQERVVQTFEWDGMPGHVAVETATFTDLGDGRTKVTTTSLFHTAEERDGMLSSGMEIGLNASYAALDALLARQS
- a CDS encoding ArsR/SmtB family transcription factor, with amino-acid sequence MVQCSDGLDDSFHALSDRTRRGILERLGRREASISELAEHFGMTLTGMKKHVSVLEEAGLVTTEKVGRVRICRIGPRRLEDETAWIARYREMLEARLDRLGEFLERTKGEQ
- a CDS encoding PucR family transcriptional regulator translates to MDTTLRRLLAAIGEPLVEVATAPAGLDVPLTGLAIVDPDDEPDRYPGQLVLVIGVRGRAATAALRAAARRGAAAVAVKAGGPADVLRAAATEAGAALLLVRPDVRWERLESLARDVLHDGGAAGDDGSGDLYSLAQTVALLTRGVVSIEDTASRVLAYSRSDADAAQVDELRRLSILGRQGPADYLRMLREWGVFDRLRDSEEVVQVDEHAELGIRRRLAIGIHAGPRQLGTIWVQEGAEPFAERAAEVLVGAARVAAGHIVRRRSQQAPGGRWERDLVAGLLDGRASPDLVAGTFGLNEDASALVVAFAARGGDPASQELVVAELVEVVSVHAAAHRRAALCAAVGARVYAVLPDVHGTDGAATLSADVVAAARRRGDIRVQAGIGSPAAQLAGVPGSRREADRVLDAMGESQDVAVFGEIRAEVLLTQTLGLLAANPDLRDPGVARLVEYDREHRTDLVGSVVAWLDAMGDVRAAAERLTVHPNTLRYRVRRATAIAGLRLDDPRARLVHHLQLLAAGRNRP